The following are encoded in a window of Brevibacillus ruminantium genomic DNA:
- a CDS encoding DUF1540 domain-containing protein codes for MPEVKCSVANCAYWGEGNNCNADMIMVEIDAHAGANFKEEFAGEYGYDSTHKDRAGSSSQTCCHTFKPKKQ; via the coding sequence ATGCCAGAAGTAAAGTGCAGCGTAGCCAACTGTGCGTACTGGGGCGAAGGAAACAACTGTAATGCCGACATGATTATGGTGGAAATCGACGCCCATGCAGGTGCAAACTTTAAAGAAGAGTTCGCCGGCGAGTACGGCTACGACTCTACCCACAAGGATCGGGCAGGCTCTTCCTCCCAGACCTGTTGTCACACCTTCAAACCAAAAAAGCAGTAA
- a CDS encoding 5' nucleotidase, NT5C type: MKPERTLIIGIDIDGTVTEPSSIVPLMNESFGKHLRYEDCFAYNLATVYNITEEAFADWLDKNGERLYDEAPVHGTADAVLRNWYHQHRLVYISAREARHRDVTLNWFSRYQIPYHELDLIGSHDKLAAARKWRVDLFLEDRLENALQLSEDLEIPILLFDTPYNQGTLPELVHRVYSWEQVDTLVKSWPIKHILR, from the coding sequence ATGAAACCAGAGAGAACCCTAATAATTGGCATCGATATTGACGGGACGGTCACGGAACCAAGCAGTATCGTGCCGTTGATGAACGAAAGCTTTGGTAAACATTTGCGATACGAAGACTGTTTTGCGTACAATCTGGCGACTGTCTACAATATAACCGAGGAAGCTTTTGCCGATTGGCTGGACAAAAATGGAGAGCGGTTATACGATGAAGCACCGGTGCACGGAACAGCCGACGCGGTTTTACGGAATTGGTACCATCAGCATCGACTCGTCTACATCAGCGCCAGGGAAGCCCGGCACAGGGATGTTACCCTGAACTGGTTCTCCCGCTACCAAATCCCTTATCATGAGCTGGACCTGATCGGTTCCCACGACAAGCTGGCTGCCGCACGGAAATGGCGGGTTGACCTGTTTCTTGAGGATCGATTGGAAAATGCCTTGCAGTTATCAGAAGACCTGGAAATTCCGATCCTGCTCTTCGATACACCCTACAACCAGGGGACGCTTCCCGAGCTCGTTCACAGAGTGTACTCCTGGGAGCAGGTCGATACTTTGGTAAAATCGTGGCCGATCAAGCATATTCTGCGATAA
- a CDS encoding DUF5353 domain-containing protein yields the protein MAYDKDERMNAEQKEADNGLAEMVDQRDTEFAADSWMGAVFTPDTSKTKRIIDYDPQTQTERYEGESTETPFGNLAGADVERVPSRTTAERTRDYDVESAAEIAEPVRGVRRSNQTESEPENGASGLGMTGLGLSILSLFLLPYLIAPVGMILGYMAFRRNARTLGTWAMIVGAVALIGALVIYPYYVAR from the coding sequence ATGGCGTACGACAAAGACGAACGTATGAATGCTGAGCAGAAGGAAGCAGACAACGGGCTCGCTGAAATGGTGGATCAGCGGGACACGGAGTTTGCTGCTGACAGTTGGATGGGGGCTGTATTCACCCCGGACACCAGCAAGACCAAACGAATCATCGACTACGATCCACAGACGCAGACAGAGCGCTACGAGGGAGAATCGACAGAGACCCCCTTTGGTAATCTGGCCGGAGCCGATGTGGAACGGGTACCCTCTCGTACAACGGCTGAACGTACGCGGGATTACGATGTAGAGAGTGCCGCAGAAATCGCGGAGCCTGTCCGTGGAGTCCGACGTTCCAACCAGACAGAGTCAGAGCCTGAAAATGGAGCAAGCGGCCTGGGAATGACAGGGCTTGGCCTGTCCATCCTGTCCCTCTTTTTGCTGCCGTACCTGATCGCTCCAGTCGGAATGATCCTGGGTTACATGGCGTTTCGTCGAAATGCCCGTACCCTTGGCACGTGGGCAATGATCGTAGGTGCTGTTGCGCTGATTGGCGCACTGGTGATCTACCCATACTACGTCGCCCGATAG
- a CDS encoding DUF84 family protein, giving the protein MDFSTLKYVLGTKNEAKVKAVRLATGADPLCMSVPSGISDQPLSEEETIRGAVNRAKAALTEAGEGYIGLGLEGGLAYDDLFTQQWYLVSVCAAWDGTQLSLGKGLAFPMPNEAVERIKREDVELRTVIDEWSGTTGSNHRGGAYGLITGGRIQRAEVFRDAVIAALAPFVSPFYRETT; this is encoded by the coding sequence ATGGATTTCTCCACACTCAAATATGTTCTCGGCACAAAAAATGAAGCAAAAGTAAAAGCTGTTCGGCTGGCAACAGGGGCTGATCCTCTTTGTATGTCCGTCCCCTCCGGTATCTCCGACCAACCCCTCTCGGAAGAGGAGACGATTCGCGGTGCAGTGAATCGGGCCAAGGCCGCCCTCACGGAAGCCGGCGAAGGCTACATTGGACTCGGACTCGAAGGCGGTCTGGCTTACGACGACCTCTTCACCCAGCAATGGTACCTGGTTTCCGTGTGCGCTGCCTGGGATGGGACGCAGTTGTCCCTGGGAAAAGGCCTGGCGTTTCCGATGCCGAATGAAGCAGTTGAGCGGATCAAGCGCGAGGATGTTGAACTGCGGACCGTCATTGATGAATGGAGCGGCACAACAGGGAGCAACCACCGGGGAGGCGCTTATGGCTTGATTACCGGCGGGCGTATCCAGCGAGCAGAGGTTTTCCGGGATGCAGTGATTGCCGCTCTTGCTCCGTTCGTTTCACCCTTTTACCGGGAGACGACCTAA
- the dapF gene encoding diaminopimelate epimerase — protein sequence MKFTKMHGLGNDYVYVNCFEERLEGVNLPELARRVSDRHFGIGGDGLILIMPSDSADFRMRVFNNDGSEAKNCGNGLRCVSKYVVDHGLTKKTSFTVETLGGIVTPEVSLGPDGKVDVVTIDMGEPRFKRSAIPMTGEPDEQVVEHPLTVEGRTFPLTAVSMGNPHAILFVEKLEEEDVTAYGPHIERHEWFPERTNVEFIQVLNRQELLFRVWERGSGVTLACGTGACAAAVAACLSGKTERTVTVHLAGGDLLIEWRETDNHVYMTGPATEVFQGVYAGELPVADRR from the coding sequence ATGAAATTCACCAAAATGCATGGGTTGGGAAATGATTATGTCTACGTCAACTGTTTTGAAGAGCGGCTGGAGGGCGTCAATCTGCCGGAGCTGGCGAGAAGAGTCAGTGATCGTCATTTTGGCATAGGCGGAGATGGATTAATTCTGATTATGCCGTCCGATTCAGCTGATTTCCGCATGAGAGTCTTCAATAATGATGGCAGCGAAGCAAAAAACTGCGGAAACGGACTGCGCTGTGTCAGTAAATACGTGGTGGATCATGGCTTGACGAAGAAAACCTCTTTTACGGTAGAGACGCTGGGGGGAATCGTCACTCCGGAAGTCAGCCTCGGTCCTGATGGAAAAGTGGATGTGGTGACGATAGACATGGGCGAGCCCCGATTCAAACGCTCTGCGATTCCAATGACGGGCGAGCCGGATGAGCAGGTGGTGGAGCATCCATTGACGGTGGAGGGGCGTACCTTTCCCCTGACGGCTGTCTCGATGGGCAACCCCCACGCCATATTGTTTGTGGAAAAGCTGGAGGAGGAAGATGTCACCGCTTACGGTCCTCACATCGAGCGGCATGAGTGGTTTCCCGAACGCACCAATGTGGAATTTATCCAGGTGTTAAACCGGCAGGAACTGCTGTTTCGTGTGTGGGAGAGAGGTTCGGGAGTGACGCTCGCCTGTGGAACCGGGGCTTGTGCGGCAGCGGTTGCGGCCTGCCTGAGCGGAAAGACGGAGAGAACCGTTACTGTCCATCTGGCAGGAGGTGACCTGCTGATCGAGTGGCGGGAAACAGACAATCACGTCTATATGACCGGGCCGGCCACGGAGGTCTTTCAGGGAGTGTATGCTGGAGAATTGCCTGTGGCCGACAGGAGGTAG